The DNA segment GTGATGGCAAAATAGACGATAAGGACCGTACTGAGATTGGGAACCCGAACCCGAAATTTACCTATGGCATTACCAATACCTTCAATTATAAATCCTTTGATTTTACGGTATTTTTAAACGGATCTTATGGTTCGAAAATTATGAATTTGTTAAACAATACCATGGGTAACCTGGCGGCAGTTTATCAAAATCAATATGCTGCTTACAGCAATTTCTGGACACCTGAAAATCCGGATTCCAATATTCCTGCACCTAAAATCGGGATTGATAATCCAAATCTGGTAGTGTCCGACAGATATGTGGAGAGCGGATCCTTTTTAAGGATTCAAAATGTAAGCCTTGGCTACAAAGTACCTTCAGCATGGATCAAAAAATTCAAATTTACCAATCTGAAAGTGTATTCAAGTGTGCAGAACCTCTACACGTTTACCAAATACAAAGGGTACGATCCGGAAATAGGGGCAATGAATCAAAGCGCAATTCTGAATAATATCGACCTGGGCAGGTATCCGATAGCCAGGACGATCACTTTTGGAATAAACGCACAATTTTAGTGACCACAAATTATTGTAAGAAAATGAAATCATATCTCATATACGCCTTTATTTTTATAGCCCTTGTCAGCAGCAGCTGTAAAAAAGATTTTTTTAACATTCCGCCACAGGATGCGCTCAGCGCAGATAATTTTTACCAGAATGCGGAGCAGGTACAGGCCAGCACGACCGCACTGTATAATTCTCCATGGTTTGACTGGAATGCGAAAGCCTCCTGGTGTATCTCCGAATTGCTAAGCGGCAATGCACATACCTATTCGCCCGATGTGATCAACTTTGGCAATTTCTCGGTAACCGCCGACAATACCCAGCTGCTATCGGCCTGGAATTCCATGTATAGCGTAGTTGCCCAATCAAACGCAGTGATCAATAACCTCAAAGCGAAAGTTCCTGCAAGTGTGCCGGCAGCAGTAGTAAATAATGCATTGGGTGAAGCGAGGTTCATGCGCGCTATTGCCTATTTTTACCTGGTCAGGACCTGGGGAAATGTGCCGATCATAGAAAATAGCCTGGATCATGTCAGCAAATATCAGATCAATACCAATCCGATAACTGATATTTATCAGTTCATCATCAACGACCTTAAGTTTGCTGAAGAGAACTGCACTAAAATGATCAGAACAGGATCTGTTTCCCAAGGCAGGGTATCAAGCGGATCAGCAGCTGCATTATTGGCAAAAGTTTACCTCTACATGCGGGATTATCCCAATGCCCGCCTTAAAGCAGAACAAGTGATCAATAGTGGAGAATTCAAATTATATGGGGTAGACATTTCCGGAAAAACTTATGCGGACTTATTTAAAACCGCCAATAACAATAATGAAGAAAGTATAGCCGCTATCCAATGGCTGGGCGGATCTTCCTATGGGCATGGAAATGCTTTGCAGTCTTTCCTGGCCTATAATTCTGAAATTACCGGTACGGGAGATGGATATGGCAGCGTTACTCCGTCAATAGATTTGTTAACTAACTATGAGCCAGGTGACCTGAGGAGAAAACCTACCGTAATGATGCAGGGCGATGTTTATCCGGAAATTAACCAGGCAAAAGGAGGTTATACTTTACCAGTTGGGGCAGTTGCACAGGGAATGCCTGCATTTATCAAAAAGTATGTAGTAGGGACACCAGCAGACAATGGAGGTAAAGGAGCCGCTTTTTCAACTGCAAATAATACTTACCTGATGCGTTATGCAGATGTACTTTTAATTGAGGCAGAGGCTGTTCTTGCTGGAGCAGAGCGTACTTCTGCTGCTGCTGCCCTCATCCCGTTCAATAAAATCAGACAACGGGCCGGGCTGATTCCCAAAACATCGATCTCCATTCAGGATATTTATCAGGAACGCCGGGTAGAATTTGTGTTTGAGGCAGATTATTGGTTTGATCTGGGCAGAATGGATGGGTTTAATGTGACTTCCCATCCTAAAGCGATCGCGGTTATCGCCAACCAGGAACGGGGCATTTACAGCAATACTACACCTGTAGTAATTTGGGGCCAGAAATATACGCCGACTGATGCGAATTTTCTTTTGCCATATCCAACCACAGA comes from the Pedobacter sp. FW305-3-2-15-E-R2A2 genome and includes:
- a CDS encoding RagB/SusD family nutrient uptake outer membrane protein; translation: MKSYLIYAFIFIALVSSSCKKDFFNIPPQDALSADNFYQNAEQVQASTTALYNSPWFDWNAKASWCISELLSGNAHTYSPDVINFGNFSVTADNTQLLSAWNSMYSVVAQSNAVINNLKAKVPASVPAAVVNNALGEARFMRAIAYFYLVRTWGNVPIIENSLDHVSKYQINTNPITDIYQFIINDLKFAEENCTKMIRTGSVSQGRVSSGSAAALLAKVYLYMRDYPNARLKAEQVINSGEFKLYGVDISGKTYADLFKTANNNNEESIAAIQWLGGSSYGHGNALQSFLAYNSEITGTGDGYGSVTPSIDLLTNYEPGDLRRKPTVMMQGDVYPEINQAKGGYTLPVGAVAQGMPAFIKKYVVGTPADNGGKGAAFSTANNTYLMRYADVLLIEAEAVLAGAERTSAAAALIPFNKIRQRAGLIPKTSISIQDIYQERRVEFVFEADYWFDLGRMDGFNVTSHPKAIAVIANQERGIYSNTTPVVIWGQKYTPTDANFLLPYPTTESTLNPKLLLPPVPYNFK